In the Bacillus shivajii genome, one interval contains:
- the trxA gene encoding thioredoxin, translating to MAIVNATDQNFATETGQGVVLADFWAPWCGPCKMIAPVLEELDSEMGDKVKIVKLDVDENQETASKFGVMSIPTLLVFKDGEVVEQVVGFQPKEALAELLNKHL from the coding sequence ATGGCAATCGTAAACGCAACTGATCAAAACTTTGCAACAGAAACAGGGCAAGGCGTCGTTCTCGCAGACTTCTGGGCACCATGGTGTGGTCCTTGTAAAATGATCGCTCCAGTTCTTGAAGAACTAGATAGTGAAATGGGCGATAAAGTAAAAATCGTAAAGTTAGATGTAGATGAAAACCAAGAAACAGCAAGCAAATTTGGGGTTATGAGTATCCCAACACTACTTGTTTTCAAAGATGGAGAAGTAGTTGAGCAAGTTGTTGGATTCCAACCAAAAGAAGCATTAGCTGAATTGCTAAACAAACATCTATAA
- a CDS encoding electron transfer flavoprotein subunit alpha/FixB family protein: protein MAKKMLVIGEIRDGEFRNVTFESIAAAKEISDGGEVVGVVLGKNVSGLANEIFYYGADRVLTVENDKLTNYTPEGYTQALKAVVDQESPDGIILGHTSIGRDVSPKLAARLDSGLVSDAVTVETAGDEVIFTRPIYSGKAFEKKVVKEGLVFATIRPNNIAALDKDESKTGNVESVDVDIADLQTIIKEVVKNTTSGVDLSEASVIVAGGRGIKSSENFGILDELAEVLGAAVGASRGACDAEYCDYALQIGQTGKVVTPDLYIAVGISGAIQHVAGMSNSKVIVAINKDPEAEIFNIADYGIVGDLFDVVPKLTEEFKKVLV, encoded by the coding sequence ATGGCTAAGAAAATGTTAGTAATTGGGGAAATTCGTGACGGTGAATTCCGTAACGTGACCTTTGAATCGATAGCAGCTGCAAAAGAAATCTCTGATGGTGGAGAAGTTGTAGGTGTTGTATTAGGTAAAAATGTAAGCGGTTTAGCAAATGAGATTTTCTATTACGGAGCTGATCGCGTATTAACCGTTGAGAACGATAAATTAACAAATTATACACCAGAAGGTTATACTCAAGCACTAAAAGCAGTTGTTGACCAAGAAAGTCCAGACGGGATCATTCTTGGACACACTTCAATTGGTCGAGATGTATCTCCGAAACTTGCGGCAAGACTTGACTCAGGACTTGTCTCAGATGCAGTAACTGTGGAGACAGCAGGCGATGAAGTGATTTTCACTCGACCAATCTATTCAGGTAAAGCGTTTGAGAAGAAAGTGGTTAAAGAAGGGTTAGTCTTTGCTACAATCCGTCCAAACAATATTGCAGCATTAGACAAAGATGAATCTAAAACTGGAAACGTCGAAAGTGTCGATGTAGATATTGCTGATTTACAAACAATTATTAAAGAAGTTGTGAAAAATACAACTTCTGGTGTGGACTTATCAGAAGCATCAGTTATCGTCGCTGGTGGTCGTGGTATAAAGAGTTCCGAAAACTTTGGTATTCTTGATGAGCTAGCAGAAGTACTAGGTGCAGCAGTTGGAGCTTCTCGAGGAGCATGTGATGCGGAATATTGTGATTATGCACTCCAAATCGGTCAAACTGGTAAAGTTGTTACGCCGGACCTTTACATTGCAGTTGGAATCAGTGGCGCGATCCAGCACGTAGCAGGAATGTCGAATTCTAAAGTAATCGTAGCTATTAACAAAGATCCAGAAGCAGAAATCTTTAACATTGCTGATTATGGTATCGTTGGTGACCTATTCGATGTTGTACCTAAGCTAACAGAAGAATTTAAAAAAGTATTAGTATAA
- a CDS encoding electron transfer flavoprotein subunit beta/FixA family protein, which translates to MNIYVIMKRTFDTEEKIQIENGQIVDDGAEFIINPYDEYAIEEAIQLRDEHGGEVTIVTVGDEETEKQLRTGLAMGADKAVLIDDEDVEAGDQYSTQAILAAYFEDKEVDVILGGNVAVDNASGQIGPRLAEKLGINHVTSIVNIDVADGKATIERDVEGDQEIVEVSLPVLVTAQQGLNEPRYPSLPGIMKAKKKPLETLDIDDLDLDEDDVEGKTTTVERFLPPEKQAGKILEGELDDQVQELVSLLKNEAKVI; encoded by the coding sequence ATGAACATTTATGTCATTATGAAACGCACATTTGACACAGAAGAGAAAATCCAAATCGAAAATGGCCAAATCGTTGATGATGGAGCTGAATTTATTATTAACCCATACGACGAATATGCCATAGAAGAAGCAATTCAGCTTCGAGATGAACATGGTGGTGAAGTAACGATCGTCACTGTCGGAGATGAAGAAACTGAAAAGCAACTTCGCACTGGCTTGGCAATGGGAGCAGACAAAGCCGTTCTAATTGATGATGAAGATGTTGAAGCTGGTGATCAATATTCAACACAAGCAATTTTAGCTGCTTACTTTGAGGATAAAGAAGTGGACGTTATTTTAGGCGGAAATGTTGCTGTTGACAATGCATCTGGGCAAATTGGACCGCGCCTTGCTGAAAAGTTAGGAATCAACCACGTTACATCGATCGTAAATATCGACGTTGCAGATGGAAAAGCAACGATTGAGCGTGACGTAGAAGGAGACCAGGAAATTGTTGAAGTAAGTCTTCCTGTTCTTGTTACTGCACAACAAGGATTAAACGAGCCTCGTTATCCTTCTTTACCAGGAATTATGAAAGCGAAAAAGAAACCGTTAGAAACGTTAGATATCGATGATTTAGATCTTGATGAAGACGATGTTGAAGGAAAAACAACGACTGTCGAACGTTTCTTACCACCTGAAAAGCAAGCAGGAAAGATTTTAGAAGGTGAATTGGACGATCAAGTCCAAGAATTAGTTTCTTTATTAAAAAATGAGGCGAAAGTGATATAA
- a CDS encoding enoyl-CoA hydratase, with protein sequence MTEFTYIKLRKEERIAFITLNHPPANTLSQAMFDDLDLAFSKIEEDEDVKAVVVHGEGRFFAAGADIKEFTMVNGSDSFSEMARKGQRVFKKIETFSKPVIASIHGAALGGGLELAMACHIRLVAEDAKLGLPELQLGLIPGFAGTQRLPRLVGRAKATEMLLTSDPITGKEAVKWGLANHAHPQDTLLEETEKLAKKVSQKGAISVSFALELLQNAQDDSFDIASENEAKRFGEVSATIDAKEGIQAFIEKRKPNFKDK encoded by the coding sequence TTGACTGAGTTTACTTATATCAAATTACGCAAAGAAGAACGAATCGCTTTTATAACTTTAAATCATCCACCAGCAAACACGTTATCTCAAGCGATGTTCGATGACCTTGATCTTGCTTTTTCAAAAATCGAAGAGGACGAAGATGTCAAGGCCGTAGTCGTTCATGGTGAAGGGCGCTTTTTTGCAGCAGGGGCCGACATTAAAGAATTCACAATGGTAAACGGTAGTGATTCGTTTAGTGAGATGGCGAGAAAAGGACAAAGAGTTTTCAAGAAAATCGAAACCTTCTCGAAGCCAGTCATTGCTTCAATTCATGGGGCAGCGCTTGGAGGAGGACTAGAGTTAGCCATGGCTTGTCACATTCGTCTTGTTGCTGAAGATGCGAAACTTGGTTTACCAGAATTACAGCTAGGATTAATTCCAGGATTTGCAGGTACTCAACGTTTACCTAGACTTGTAGGACGTGCAAAAGCGACAGAAATGTTACTCACTTCTGATCCAATAACTGGTAAAGAAGCTGTTAAATGGGGCTTAGCAAACCATGCTCATCCGCAAGATACACTTTTAGAGGAAACAGAGAAATTAGCAAAAAAAGTTTCTCAAAAAGGCGCAATATCTGTCAGTTTCGCTTTAGAGCTTTTACAAAATGCACAAGATGACTCCTTCGATATAGCTTCAGAGAACGAAGCGAAACGATTTGGTGAAGTTTCTGCAACGATTGATGCAAAAGAAGGAATACAAGCTTTCATTGAAAAAAGAAAGCCAAACTTCAAAGATAAATAA
- a CDS encoding TetR/AcrR family transcriptional regulator yields MAKKRGPKYEQIIDAAVKVIAENGYHHSQVSKIAKEAGVADGTIYLYFKNKEDILISLFEEKMGTFVEKSKDHLEQETSIERKMLLLIEMHLRQLEDDYDLAIVTQLELRQSNIALRNRINEVLKGYLGLIDSILEEGLEVGYFNENLDRRIARQIIFGAIDEVVTNWVMKDHRYNLVALAEPLNATLLNGLKK; encoded by the coding sequence ATGGCTAAAAAGCGCGGACCAAAGTATGAACAAATTATTGATGCTGCTGTCAAAGTGATAGCTGAAAATGGATATCACCATTCACAAGTTTCAAAAATCGCAAAAGAAGCTGGTGTGGCTGACGGTACCATTTATTTGTATTTTAAAAATAAAGAAGATATATTAATCTCTTTATTTGAAGAAAAAATGGGGACCTTTGTAGAAAAGAGTAAAGATCACCTAGAGCAAGAAACTTCAATTGAAAGAAAGATGCTCCTTTTAATTGAAATGCATTTACGTCAGCTCGAAGATGATTACGATTTAGCCATCGTCACTCAACTAGAGTTAAGACAGTCAAACATTGCTTTACGTAATCGTATTAATGAAGTTTTAAAAGGCTATCTAGGTTTAATTGATTCAATCCTTGAAGAAGGGCTTGAAGTTGGTTATTTCAATGAAAACTTAGACCGAAGAATTGCTAGGCAAATCATTTTTGGTGCGATTGATGAAGTCGTCACAAACTGGGTAATGAAAGATCATCGTTACAACCTAGTTGCACTTGCAGAACCGTTAAACGCTACTCTATTAAATGGTTTAAAAAAGTAG
- a CDS encoding AMP-binding protein, giving the protein METQLQRPWLTHYPDDIPQHIDYDEKLLQEYLQEGAKEEPEKTLLHFMGKEMSFQEVYDSSLRFANSLRDLGVKKGDRVAIMLANTPQSVISYYGALMAGAVVVQTNPLYVERELEHQMVDSGAKVIICLDLVYPRVMNVLEKTKLEHVIVTHIKDYLPFPKNVIYPFIQKKNTGIKVEVNYNANTHSFVELVKAGEAEEIPLDINPKEDLALLQYTGGTTGVAKGVMLTHYNLVANTTQCIKWMHKIDHGNEVILCALPFFHVYGMTVGMNFSIMDRSKMVILPRFDTKQTLKAIEKQKVTIFPGAPTMYIGLINDPHVQKFNLSSIEVCISGSAPLPVEVQQRFEELTGGKLSEGFGLTEASPVTHFNLMWGKRPSGSIGLPWPDTDVAILSAETSEPAGPGEIGELMIRGPQVMKGYWNRPEATSATFYEDEWLLTGDMGYMDDEGFFYIVDRKKDMIIAGGFNIYPREIEEVLYEHEAIKEAVAIGVPDTYRGETVKVFVVLKEGHELTEEELNGYCRKQLSAYKVPRQYEFRTELPKTMVGKVLRRALVDEEKEKQKQKQKKTS; this is encoded by the coding sequence ATGGAAACGCAATTGCAAAGACCTTGGTTAACTCACTACCCGGATGACATTCCGCAACATATTGATTATGATGAAAAGCTTTTGCAAGAGTATTTACAAGAAGGAGCAAAAGAAGAGCCGGAGAAAACATTACTACATTTCATGGGGAAAGAAATGAGTTTTCAAGAGGTATATGACTCTTCCCTTCGTTTTGCAAATAGTTTACGTGATTTAGGTGTCAAAAAAGGTGATCGGGTAGCGATTATGCTTGCAAACACGCCACAATCTGTTATTAGCTATTACGGGGCTTTAATGGCAGGAGCTGTCGTGGTGCAAACGAATCCGCTCTATGTTGAGCGTGAATTAGAACACCAAATGGTTGATTCAGGGGCAAAGGTGATCATTTGTCTTGATCTCGTTTATCCTAGAGTTATGAATGTGTTGGAAAAAACAAAGCTAGAACATGTCATTGTCACTCACATTAAAGATTATTTGCCATTTCCGAAAAACGTTATTTATCCATTTATTCAAAAAAAGAACACAGGCATAAAGGTTGAGGTAAACTATAATGCCAACACTCATTCTTTCGTTGAACTCGTTAAGGCAGGGGAGGCAGAAGAAATTCCGCTTGATATTAATCCGAAAGAAGATTTAGCCTTATTGCAATATACAGGCGGAACGACAGGAGTAGCAAAAGGGGTTATGCTTACGCATTACAACCTTGTCGCCAATACGACACAATGTATAAAATGGATGCACAAAATTGATCATGGGAACGAAGTCATCTTATGTGCACTACCGTTTTTCCATGTATACGGAATGACGGTTGGCATGAATTTCTCGATTATGGATCGCTCAAAAATGGTTATTCTTCCTCGTTTTGACACGAAGCAGACATTAAAAGCGATAGAGAAACAAAAAGTGACGATCTTCCCCGGAGCTCCGACCATGTATATCGGATTAATTAATGATCCGCATGTACAAAAGTTTAATCTATCTTCCATTGAAGTTTGTATTAGTGGATCGGCACCACTTCCAGTTGAAGTACAGCAACGTTTTGAAGAATTAACTGGTGGAAAGTTATCAGAAGGTTTTGGACTTACTGAAGCTTCTCCTGTCACACATTTTAATTTAATGTGGGGAAAGCGCCCATCAGGCAGTATTGGACTCCCTTGGCCTGATACAGACGTTGCGATTCTTTCGGCGGAAACAAGTGAGCCTGCAGGGCCAGGTGAGATTGGCGAACTAATGATTCGTGGACCGCAAGTTATGAAGGGTTATTGGAACCGTCCAGAAGCAACTAGTGCAACATTTTATGAAGATGAATGGCTTCTTACAGGAGATATGGGTTACATGGATGATGAAGGATTTTTCTACATTGTTGATCGAAAAAAAGATATGATTATCGCTGGTGGGTTTAATATTTATCCGCGTGAAATTGAAGAAGTGCTGTACGAACATGAAGCAATTAAAGAGGCTGTTGCTATTGGTGTGCCAGATACATATCGCGGCGAAACAGTTAAAGTTTTTGTTGTGTTAAAAGAGGGACATGAGCTTACTGAGGAAGAACTAAATGGATATTGCCGTAAACAATTGTCAGCATATAAAGTGCCTCGTCAATATGAATTCCGTACAGAACTTCCAAAAACAATGGTTGGAAAAGTACTACGCCGTGCTCTTGTTGATGAAGAAAAAGAAAAACAGAAACAAAAACAAAAGAAAACAAGCTAA
- a CDS encoding long-chain-fatty-acid--CoA ligase, with the protein METLTEKPWFQHYPKEIPTSIDYEVETLQSYLKRAAEKYPNKAALDFMGKEMTYNEVYESALKLANQLREIGVEQGDRVAIMLANTPQSVISYYGALFAGAIVVQTNPLYVEREVEHQMNDSGAKVMICLDLVYPRVANVKEKTPLEHIIVTGIKDFLPFPKNLIYPFIQKKNTGIKVDLEYHDRLHSFTSFLAKGEAKEIEIEIDPKEDLALLQYTGGTTGPAKGVMLTHYNLVVNTQQCEVWMYDLKAGEEVILAALPFFHVYGMTTVMNLGIRMGFKMIIMPKFEPKDILKAIEKHNATLYPGAPTMYIGLLNHPDIKKHDLSSIKACISGSAPLPVEVQTQFEDVTNGRLVEGYGLTETSPVAVANLIWGNRKSGSIGIPWPNTDVAVLSAETGEEAEPNEIGEIMIKGPQVMKGYWNRPEETAATFKDDWFLSGDMGYMDEDGYFYIVDRKKDMIIAGGFNIYPREVEEVLYEYEDIQEVCVIGVPDPYRGETVKAFIVPKEGLTINEKDLDEYCRKHLAAYKVPRLYEYREELPKTMVGKILRRVLVEEEKKKIKDSATNDD; encoded by the coding sequence ATGGAAACGTTAACTGAGAAACCGTGGTTTCAACATTATCCAAAAGAAATTCCAACATCAATTGACTATGAGGTTGAAACACTACAAAGCTATCTGAAAAGAGCTGCAGAGAAATATCCGAATAAAGCTGCTTTAGACTTTATGGGAAAGGAAATGACGTACAATGAGGTGTATGAGTCAGCCCTAAAATTAGCCAACCAGCTTCGAGAGATCGGAGTAGAACAAGGTGACCGTGTTGCAATTATGCTTGCAAATACGCCACAATCTGTCATTTCGTATTACGGTGCTCTATTTGCAGGGGCGATTGTTGTTCAAACAAATCCACTTTATGTTGAACGTGAAGTTGAACATCAAATGAACGATTCAGGTGCTAAAGTGATGATCTGTTTGGATCTCGTTTACCCACGCGTAGCAAATGTAAAAGAAAAGACACCGTTGGAACACATTATTGTTACAGGAATTAAAGATTTTCTACCTTTTCCTAAGAACTTGATCTATCCTTTTATTCAGAAGAAAAATACAGGCATTAAAGTAGATTTAGAGTATCACGATCGTCTTCATTCCTTTACATCTTTTTTAGCTAAAGGAGAAGCAAAAGAGATCGAAATTGAAATCGATCCGAAAGAGGATTTAGCCTTATTGCAATATACTGGAGGAACTACTGGGCCGGCAAAAGGTGTTATGCTCACACACTATAATCTAGTTGTTAATACGCAACAATGTGAAGTGTGGATGTATGACTTAAAAGCTGGAGAAGAAGTCATTTTAGCAGCGTTGCCATTTTTCCATGTTTACGGAATGACAACGGTCATGAACTTAGGTATACGAATGGGCTTTAAAATGATTATTATGCCAAAGTTTGAACCGAAGGATATTTTAAAAGCAATTGAAAAACATAATGCAACGCTCTATCCTGGTGCTCCAACAATGTATATCGGTTTATTAAACCACCCAGATATTAAAAAGCATGATTTGTCATCCATTAAAGCGTGTATTAGTGGGTCAGCTCCACTTCCAGTAGAAGTACAAACACAATTTGAAGATGTTACAAATGGTCGATTAGTTGAAGGGTACGGTTTAACAGAAACATCTCCAGTTGCAGTTGCCAACCTTATTTGGGGTAACCGAAAATCAGGTAGTATTGGGATTCCTTGGCCAAATACAGATGTTGCGGTTTTGTCAGCAGAAACAGGTGAAGAAGCAGAGCCGAATGAAATTGGTGAAATTATGATTAAAGGCCCCCAAGTCATGAAAGGCTATTGGAATCGTCCAGAAGAAACAGCGGCAACTTTTAAGGATGATTGGTTCTTATCGGGTGATATGGGGTACATGGATGAAGATGGATACTTTTATATTGTTGATCGAAAAAAAGATATGATCATTGCTGGCGGGTTCAACATTTACCCTCGTGAGGTTGAAGAAGTACTTTATGAATATGAAGACATACAAGAAGTGTGTGTAATTGGTGTACCAGACCCTTACCGTGGGGAGACGGTGAAGGCGTTTATTGTACCAAAAGAAGGACTCACTATTAATGAGAAAGACCTCGATGAGTATTGTAGAAAACACCTTGCAGCATATAAAGTACCAAGATTGTATGAATATCGTGAGGAACTGCCAAAAACGATGGTCGGAAAAATTTTACGCCGTGTCCTTGTTGAAGAGGAAAAGAAAAAAATTAAAGATTCAGCAACAAATGACGATTAA
- a CDS encoding DNA topology modulation protein: protein MRKIAIIGSGGSGKSTLARRLNEILNIDVFHLDAHFWRPGWIIAKREEQITAQRELMKNDSWIIDGNYQSTMDLRLKAADTIIFLDMPKTLCIYRVFKRWWMYRKKKRPDMGDGCAERLDVNFLKFVWNFQKKKKPEILRKLELYKKEKDIIILDSPKAVKLFLVAQCVEDRSKVSGKTPS from the coding sequence ATGCGAAAAATTGCCATTATTGGCTCAGGAGGGTCTGGGAAATCAACTCTTGCTCGAAGGTTAAATGAAATATTAAACATTGATGTCTTTCATTTAGATGCACATTTTTGGCGTCCTGGTTGGATAATTGCAAAGAGAGAAGAGCAAATAACGGCTCAAAGAGAGCTCATGAAAAATGATTCATGGATTATTGATGGTAATTACCAAAGTACAATGGATTTGAGGCTGAAAGCTGCGGATACAATTATATTCCTTGATATGCCTAAAACACTCTGCATTTACAGAGTGTTTAAACGGTGGTGGATGTACCGAAAGAAGAAGCGGCCGGATATGGGCGATGGGTGTGCTGAAAGGCTGGATGTTAATTTTCTAAAGTTTGTTTGGAATTTTCAAAAGAAAAAGAAACCAGAGATTTTAAGAAAGCTAGAATTGTATAAGAAAGAAAAAGATATAATTATTCTTGATTCTCCAAAAGCTGTAAAACTATTCTTAGTTGCACAATGCGTAGAAGACCGCTCAAAAGTATCAGGTAAGACACCGAGCTAG
- a CDS encoding DUF350 domain-containing protein, producing the protein MKTFFQHEYVYTAGMYSIVVISLIVALAVFEIVTKYQTWDEIKRGNIAVSLATGGKIFGVANVFRHSIMANDSVLAMIGWGAFGFSLLLFVYFIFEFLSPGFKVDEELQRDNRSVGFISLILSVSLSYIIGASIR; encoded by the coding sequence ATGAAGACGTTTTTCCAGCATGAATACGTATATACAGCAGGAATGTACAGTATTGTTGTTATTAGTCTAATTGTTGCACTTGCTGTATTTGAAATCGTAACAAAATATCAAACGTGGGACGAAATAAAACGAGGGAACATTGCTGTATCCCTTGCTACAGGTGGGAAAATTTTTGGTGTAGCGAACGTTTTTCGTCACTCCATTATGGCAAATGACTCTGTCTTAGCGATGATTGGCTGGGGAGCTTTCGGTTTTTCTCTCTTGTTGTTCGTTTATTTTATCTTTGAGTTTTTATCACCTGGTTTTAAAGTGGATGAGGAATTACAGCGGGATAATCGTTCAGTCGGCTTTATATCGCTTATTCTATCTGTTTCGCTTTCATATATTATTGGAGCGAGTATTCGGTAA